In Alphaproteobacteria bacterium, the sequence GCGCTTGCCGCGAGCTTTTCGTAATCCTCGAACGGCATGTCGCCGCGCGCCCATTCGAGGATGCTGCCGGTCCCGCCCATCGAGCCGCGCACGAGCCAGGCTTCGTCGAGCGGAACCGAATAGACGCGACGTTGCGCATCGACCAAGCGCTTGGGTGCGACCACGCCGAAGGATGTGACCGTGCCGGAGATATCGAGCGCTTCGCCGGGCTTGGAAATGCCGCTGGCGATATAGGCGGTCTTGCTGTCGAAACTCGCGGCGATCACGGGCACGGGCGCGCCGAATTCGGGGGCGAGCGTGCCGATCGTTTCGCCGATGCGCGTCGGCCGGCCGAGTTTCGTCACGTCGATATCGAGGCGGCGCGCGAGATCGGCGGCAGGCAAGCGTAGCGCCGTATAGATATCGAGCGTCGCCACGCCACCGGTCAATCGCGCATTCAGATGCCCGGTCGCGTCGAGCAAGCGATGCGTGCGCGCATAGATCTCGGGGCTTTCGCGGCGCAACCGCAGTAGATGCGGGACCGGATCGGCGATCGTCGCGCGCAAACCGTCGGCGCGTTGACCTTCGGCTTCTTCCAGCACGGCGAGATCGGCGGCACTGCGCTTGTCGAAATACATCAGCGCCGGGCCTAAAGCCTTGCCGTCCGCATCATGCGGCACCCAGCCGGCGAGCGGACCCGCGGCCGCGACCGCATCGAACTTCGCGCCCGCGCGCTTGGCTTGCGCGAAGCCTTCGCGCAAAGATTCGTCCCAAGCGGTGGAAGCCTGTTCGCTGATATCGCCTTGCGTGCGCGTGGAAATGGCGCAGGACCATGTCCACGGCTTCGACCCGTCGGCCGCGACGATCGAGAAGCGCAGGCTCTGCGTTCCCAGATCGACCGCGAGAATGACGGGTGTCTGCTTCATTGGCCGGAAGCCGCCTTCGCGGTGGTGGGCGCGCGCAAAGCCGCCAAATCCTTGGCGTTGCGCACCATGCCGCTGGCGATGAGGCCGCGGTCGGAGCCCATCGCGATGAAGGTGAAACCGAGTTCCGCGTAGTCGCGCGCCTGTTCGATGTTGCGGACCAGCACGCCGGCGGCTTTGCCGTGTTGGCGCGCGGCTCGCGCCACTTTCGCCACGGCGTCGGCGAACTCGCCGCGCGGGCGCTCGGCGGGCAAGCCCATATCGATCGACAGGTCCAACGGGCCGACGAACAACACGTCGATTCCGTCGACGGCCGCGATCGATTCCGCGTTCGCCACGCCTTCGCGTGATTCGATTTGCGCGACCATCAGCAGATTGGCGTTCGCCTCGGCGATATAGCGTTCGTAGCCGAAGCCGTAGCCCGAAGCGCGCGTCGATTGCGCGGCTCCGCGCACGCCCAGCGGGGGAATGCGTGCCTGGCGCACGAGTTCGACGGCGGCTTCGGCGGTCGACACGTTCGGGATCATCAAGCCGGCGGGGCCCAGATCGAGCACGCGCTTGAAGATCGGGCCGTCGATCGCGGGCACACGCACGATGCCGACACTGGGCGACGCTTCGATCGCCTGAAGCTGGTGGAGCAGATCGTTGTTGTCGCCGAAGCCATGTTCGAGATCGAACAGGATCCAGTCGAAACCGCTGCGCGAGGTGATCTCCGCCGCGACCGGCGAAGCGAGGCTGAGCCAAGCGCCGCCGAGC encodes:
- a CDS encoding 2-dehydro-3-deoxyglucarate aldolase, whose product is MKWIRKRALAGEMLGGAWLSLASPVAAEITSRSGFDWILFDLEHGFGDNNDLLHQLQAIEASPSVGIVRVPAIDGPIFKRVLDLGPAGLMIPNVSTAEAAVELVRQARIPPLGVRGAAQSTRASGYGFGYERYIAEANANLLMVAQIESREGVANAESIAAVDGIDVLFVGPLDLSIDMGLPAERPRGEFADAVAKVARAARQHGKAAGVLVRNIEQARDYAELGFTFIAMGSDRGLIASGMVRNAKDLAALRAPTTAKAASGQ